The proteins below come from a single Acidovorax sp. NCPPB 4044 genomic window:
- a CDS encoding DUF4118 domain-containing protein, with translation MPDTRPDPDALIAQMRAEEQRVQRGKLRIYFGANAGVGKTWSMLSAAQRERQAGRDVLVGVVETHGRTETAALLEGLPVLPRRSLEHRGRARPEFDLDAALQRRPAVLLVDELAHTNAPGSRHAKRWQDVQELVASGIEVWTALNVQHLESLNGTVGAITGVRVHETVPDTVLDEADEVVLVDATPDEMAARLAAGKVYVPQQAERAAQNFFRKGNLIALREIALRRTAEHVEDDVRGWRVEQSGGGHGVPPAWNTSGALLACVGPHEDAAHTVRTAARLAGQLNVRWHAAYVETPRLQRLPAPQRDRVLAVLQLAEGLGAETAVLTGSAVAPALAEHARQLNCATLVVGRARMRAGRGRWWWPVPGMAQAIGTAAPALDIVEAGEPGSSRRLAASPWRQAAEAAPAAPAAANGGDERHAARWPGYGAAAASSVAVTLMALPLSGVLELTNIVMLYLLGVVGVAMRFGRGPAALAALLNVAAFDFVFVSPRLSFAVSDVQYLVTFSVMLGVGLLVGQLTAGLRFSAGVSAGREQRTRSLFELTRELSAALEAAQIVDIGTAAVQQHFGGQALVLPLDESDRLMLPAQPPAGFDASVADWTLRHGQSAGLGTATLAAQSWRYVPLTAPMRVRGVLALAPARPRWLLIPEQARQLDTLARQIAIALERVHYVDVAQRAVVDMESERLRNALLGAISHDVRTPLTALIALAESLPAQSGEALQAASRSIVQQAHQLHALVSNLLDMARLESGLSGGHVSLRRDWQSVEEVVGSAIRAARPALGALEVRTSLPPDLPLVEFDAVLIERVLVNLLENAAKYGAPPIDIAAEALPGALQIRVRDHGPGLPAALRGQEQTLFDKFTRGQAESATPGVGLGLAICKAVVLAHGGDIAAGGVSLGQGAEFTVTLPRREPPPVPEAADPPEPALPDSPHHPSHLPPPP, from the coding sequence ATGCCCGACACCCGACCCGATCCCGATGCCCTCATCGCGCAGATGCGCGCGGAGGAGCAGCGCGTGCAGCGCGGCAAGCTGCGCATCTATTTCGGTGCCAATGCGGGCGTGGGCAAGACGTGGTCCATGCTGAGCGCCGCGCAGCGCGAGCGGCAGGCCGGGCGCGACGTGCTCGTCGGCGTGGTGGAAACCCATGGCCGCACGGAGACCGCCGCTCTGCTCGAAGGCCTGCCGGTGCTGCCGCGGCGCAGCCTGGAGCACCGCGGTCGTGCGCGCCCCGAGTTCGACCTGGACGCGGCCCTCCAGCGGCGCCCCGCGGTGCTGCTGGTGGACGAGCTGGCCCACACCAACGCGCCGGGGTCGCGCCACGCCAAGCGCTGGCAGGACGTGCAGGAACTGGTGGCTTCGGGCATCGAGGTCTGGACCGCGCTCAACGTGCAGCACCTTGAAAGCCTCAACGGCACCGTGGGTGCCATCACCGGCGTGCGCGTGCACGAGACCGTGCCCGACACGGTGCTGGACGAGGCCGACGAGGTCGTGCTGGTCGATGCCACGCCCGACGAGATGGCCGCCCGCCTGGCCGCGGGCAAGGTCTACGTGCCCCAGCAGGCCGAGCGCGCGGCGCAGAATTTCTTCCGCAAGGGCAACCTTATCGCGCTGCGCGAGATCGCCCTGCGGCGCACCGCCGAGCACGTGGAAGACGACGTGCGCGGCTGGCGCGTGGAGCAGTCCGGCGGCGGGCATGGCGTGCCGCCTGCATGGAACACTTCCGGCGCGCTGCTGGCCTGCGTGGGGCCGCACGAGGACGCGGCCCATACGGTGCGCACGGCCGCGCGGCTGGCCGGCCAGCTCAATGTGCGCTGGCATGCGGCCTATGTCGAGACGCCGCGGCTGCAGCGGCTGCCCGCGCCGCAGCGCGACCGCGTGCTCGCCGTGCTGCAGCTGGCCGAAGGCCTGGGTGCGGAGACGGCGGTGCTCACCGGCAGCGCGGTGGCACCCGCGCTCGCGGAACACGCGCGCCAGCTCAATTGCGCCACCCTGGTGGTCGGGCGCGCCCGCATGCGTGCAGGCCGTGGGCGCTGGTGGTGGCCGGTGCCCGGGATGGCGCAGGCCATCGGCACCGCCGCGCCGGCCCTGGACATCGTGGAAGCGGGTGAGCCCGGCAGCAGCCGCCGTCTGGCCGCATCCCCCTGGCGGCAGGCCGCAGAAGCGGCACCGGCCGCGCCTGCTGCGGCGAATGGCGGCGACGAACGCCATGCCGCCCGCTGGCCCGGCTACGGCGCGGCGGCGGCATCGAGCGTGGCGGTCACGCTCATGGCGCTTCCGCTGTCGGGCGTGCTGGAGCTGACCAACATCGTCATGCTCTATCTGCTGGGCGTGGTCGGCGTGGCCATGCGCTTCGGGCGCGGCCCTGCGGCGCTGGCCGCGCTGCTCAACGTGGCGGCCTTCGATTTCGTGTTCGTCTCGCCGCGCCTCTCCTTCGCCGTGAGCGACGTGCAGTACCTCGTCACCTTCTCGGTGATGCTGGGCGTGGGGCTGCTGGTCGGGCAGCTCACGGCCGGCCTGCGGTTTTCCGCCGGCGTGTCGGCAGGGCGCGAGCAGCGCACGCGTTCGCTGTTCGAGCTGACGCGCGAACTCTCGGCCGCACTGGAGGCTGCGCAGATCGTGGACATCGGCACGGCGGCGGTGCAGCAACATTTCGGTGGGCAGGCCCTGGTGCTGCCGCTCGATGAGAGCGACCGCCTCATGCTGCCCGCGCAGCCTCCGGCCGGATTCGATGCGAGCGTGGCCGACTGGACGCTGCGCCACGGGCAGAGCGCCGGGCTCGGAACGGCCACGCTGGCCGCGCAGAGCTGGCGCTACGTGCCCCTCACGGCCCCCATGCGCGTGCGCGGCGTGCTGGCGCTCGCGCCCGCGCGGCCGCGCTGGCTCCTCATTCCCGAGCAGGCGCGGCAACTCGACACCCTGGCCCGCCAGATCGCCATCGCCCTGGAGCGCGTGCACTACGTGGACGTGGCGCAGCGCGCCGTCGTCGACATGGAGTCCGAGCGCCTGCGCAACGCCCTGCTGGGCGCGATATCGCACGATGTGCGCACGCCGCTCACCGCGCTCATCGCGCTCGCCGAGTCCTTGCCCGCGCAATCCGGCGAAGCGCTGCAGGCCGCCTCGCGCAGCATCGTGCAGCAGGCGCATCAATTGCACGCCCTGGTGAGCAACCTGCTGGACATGGCACGGCTCGAGAGCGGCCTGTCGGGAGGCCATGTGAGCCTGCGGCGCGACTGGCAGTCGGTGGAGGAGGTCGTGGGCTCGGCCATCCGCGCGGCGCGGCCCGCGCTGGGTGCGCTCGAGGTGCGCACATCGCTGCCGCCGGATCTGCCGCTGGTGGAATTCGATGCGGTGCTGATCGAGCGCGTGCTGGTCAATCTTCTGGAAAACGCCGCCAAGTACGGCGCGCCGCCCATCGATATCGCGGCCGAGGCTTTGCCGGGCGCCCTGCAGATCCGTGTGCGGGACCATGGCCCCGGCCTGCCGGCAGCATTGCGCGGGCAGGAGCAGACGCTGTTCGACAAATTCACGCGCGGGCAGGCCGAATCCGCCACACCGGGTGTGGGTCTGGGGCTGGCCATCTGCAAGGCCGTGGTGCTGGCGCACGGCGGCGACATCGCCGCGGGCGGCGTGTCCCTCGGGCAGGGCGCAGAATTCACCGTCACGCTGCCGCGGCGCGAACCGCCTCCCGTGCCCGAGGCGGCCGATCCGCCCGAACCCGCGCTGCCGGATTCGCCGCACCACCCCTCCCACCTGCCCCCACCGCCATGA
- the kdpC gene encoding potassium-transporting ATPase subunit KdpC yields MTTSPPDAIAASPASSSAPDGGAPAAVRGPLLRPALSLFVILSLVTGVLYPLAVTGVAQAAFPQQAAGSLLHDRAGHAVGSALIGQNFTDPGHFWGRPSATAPMPYNAGASGGSNLGPLNPALVDAVKARVAALREADPGNTAPVPVDLVTASASGLDPHISPAAARYQIARVARARGLPPERVEALVREHTQAPAIAWLGDAGVNVLALNLALDALR; encoded by the coding sequence ATGACGACCTCCCCCCCCGACGCCATCGCGGCATCGCCTGCTTCCTCCTCCGCGCCGGACGGCGGTGCGCCTGCCGCGGTCCGTGGCCCGCTGCTGCGGCCGGCCCTGTCGCTCTTCGTGATCCTGTCGCTGGTCACCGGCGTGCTCTATCCGCTCGCGGTCACCGGCGTGGCGCAGGCGGCCTTCCCGCAGCAGGCGGCAGGCAGCCTGCTGCACGACCGGGCCGGCCACGCGGTCGGCTCGGCGCTGATCGGGCAGAACTTCACCGACCCCGGGCATTTCTGGGGCCGGCCTTCGGCCACCGCGCCCATGCCCTACAACGCGGGCGCCTCGGGAGGTTCGAACCTCGGGCCCCTCAATCCTGCGCTGGTCGATGCCGTGAAAGCGCGCGTGGCGGCACTGCGGGAGGCCGACCCGGGCAACACCGCGCCCGTGCCGGTGGACCTGGTCACGGCCTCGGCCAGCGGGCTCGATCCGCATATCAGCCCGGCGGCCGCGCGCTACCAGATCGCCCGCGTGGCGCGCGCGCGGGGCCTGCCGCCCGAGCGCGTGGAAGCCCTGGTGCGTGAGCACACCCAGGCGCCCGCCATCGCCTGGCTGGGCGACGCCGGCGTGAACGTGCTGGCCCTCAACCTCGCGCTCGACGCGCTGCGCTGA
- a CDS encoding TorF family putative porin, protein MTFRLRPPATALLPVALFAACLAAPALARAQLTGNLALTSGYKFRGQDQEVLNAAGFATRRSVKPAVQGGLDYAFADTGWYLGNWNSSVRWLRGNRLESDVYGGYRFKAGPFDLDLGALAYLYPGNRAGNTRELYASAAWSDEALGQFTLKYAHTVSRDYFGYAGASGGSGLSGRGTGYVNLAYSRALAPQLTLKASLGYTRMSGDIRSLGLPSYADYLLGAAWDFGDGLTLMGALQGATRSGAYAAATGPAADAERVSPNHRRLVATLTKNF, encoded by the coding sequence ATGACCTTCCGCCTTCGCCCCCCCGCCACCGCCCTGCTCCCGGTGGCCCTCTTCGCAGCCTGCCTGGCCGCGCCTGCCCTGGCCCGTGCGCAGCTCACCGGCAACCTGGCGCTCACCAGCGGCTACAAGTTCCGCGGCCAGGACCAGGAGGTGCTGAATGCGGCCGGCTTCGCCACGCGCCGCAGCGTCAAGCCCGCCGTGCAGGGCGGGCTGGACTACGCCTTCGCGGACACCGGCTGGTACCTGGGCAACTGGAATTCCAGCGTCCGCTGGCTGCGCGGCAACCGCCTGGAGAGCGATGTCTACGGTGGCTACCGCTTCAAGGCCGGCCCGTTCGACCTGGACCTGGGCGCCCTCGCCTACCTCTACCCGGGCAACCGCGCCGGCAACACGCGCGAGCTGTACGCCAGCGCCGCCTGGAGCGACGAAGCACTGGGCCAGTTCACGCTGAAATACGCCCACACCGTCTCGCGCGACTACTTCGGCTACGCCGGTGCGAGCGGCGGCTCCGGCCTGTCGGGGCGCGGAACGGGCTACGTCAACCTGGCCTACAGCCGTGCCCTGGCGCCGCAGCTCACCCTGAAGGCCAGCCTGGGCTACACCCGCATGTCCGGAGACATCCGCTCGCTCGGTCTGCCCAGCTACGCGGACTACCTGCTCGGCGCGGCCTGGGACTTCGGCGACGGGCTCACGCTCATGGGCGCCCTGCAGGGCGCCACGCGGTCGGGGGCCTACGCGGCCGCCACCGGGCCGGCAGCGGATGCGGAGCGGGTGTCACCCAACCACCGGCGCCTCGTAGCCACCCTGACCAAGAACTTCTGA
- the kdpF gene encoding K(+)-transporting ATPase subunit F translates to MIGIEVLYGFGAIVAVLLFAYLVFALICAEEF, encoded by the coding sequence ATGATCGGCATCGAAGTGCTCTACGGGTTCGGCGCCATCGTGGCCGTGCTGCTGTTCGCGTACCTCGTGTTCGCGCTGATCTGCGCGGAGGAGTTCTGA
- the ptsP gene encoding phosphoenolpyruvate--protein phosphotransferase, producing the protein MTFAIHGLAVARGIAIGRAVLVASSRVDVAHYFIEPHQVQAEIVRVRNGRNAVVEELQRLQAEMPADAPHELAALLDVHLMLLQDEALVSGVKHWITDRLYNAEWALTTQLEIIARQFDEMEDEYLRERKADLEQVVERILRYMKGVASPVAPPPCSPRRGNAAALGLQQDLLPGDMVDVPLVLVAHDLSPADMLQFKQSVFAGFVTDVGGKTSHTAIVARSMDIPAVVGARAASQLVRQDDWVIIDGDAGIVIVDPSPIILAEYGFRQRQTELERERLSRLRHTPAVTLDGERIELLANIEQPADAAVAVRAGAAGVGLFRSEFMFMGRGGNLPGEEEQYQAYRTAVEGMNGLPVTLRTIDVGADKPLDNKSSKEAGGYLNPALGLRAIRWSLADPAMFRTQLRAVLRAAAHGPVNLLFPMLAHVSEIRQTLAQVDMARAELDARGTPYGTVQLGAMIEVPAAALIVRRFLQYFDFLSIGTNDLIQYTLAIDRADEGVAHLYDPMHPAVLQLVADVIAEGHRQGKSVCLCGEAAGDVAMTRLLLGLGLRSFSMHPAQILAVKQEVLRADTRKLAAWARSVIDADDPADVLGS; encoded by the coding sequence ATGACGTTCGCCATCCACGGCCTGGCCGTCGCCCGGGGCATCGCCATCGGGCGGGCGGTGCTGGTGGCATCGAGCCGCGTGGATGTGGCGCATTACTTCATCGAGCCCCACCAGGTCCAGGCCGAGATCGTGCGCGTGCGCAACGGGCGCAATGCGGTGGTCGAGGAACTGCAGCGCCTGCAGGCCGAGATGCCCGCCGACGCGCCCCACGAGCTGGCCGCGCTGCTCGACGTGCACCTCATGCTGCTGCAGGACGAGGCGCTCGTGAGCGGCGTGAAGCACTGGATCACCGACCGCCTCTACAACGCCGAGTGGGCGCTGACGACGCAGCTGGAGATCATCGCGCGCCAGTTCGACGAGATGGAGGACGAGTACCTGCGCGAGCGCAAGGCCGACCTGGAGCAGGTGGTCGAGCGCATCCTGCGGTACATGAAGGGCGTGGCCAGCCCCGTGGCGCCGCCGCCCTGCAGCCCGCGCCGCGGCAATGCGGCCGCGCTGGGGCTGCAGCAGGACCTGCTGCCCGGCGATATGGTGGACGTGCCGCTGGTGCTGGTGGCGCACGACCTGTCACCGGCCGACATGCTGCAGTTCAAGCAGAGCGTGTTCGCGGGTTTCGTGACCGATGTCGGGGGCAAGACCTCGCACACGGCCATCGTGGCGCGCAGCATGGACATCCCGGCGGTGGTCGGCGCGCGGGCCGCGAGCCAGCTCGTGCGGCAGGACGACTGGGTCATCATCGACGGCGATGCGGGCATCGTGATCGTCGATCCGTCGCCGATCATCCTGGCCGAATACGGCTTCCGCCAGCGCCAGACCGAGCTGGAGCGCGAGCGGCTTTCGCGGCTGCGGCACACGCCGGCCGTGACGCTCGACGGCGAACGCATCGAGCTGCTGGCCAACATCGAGCAGCCCGCCGATGCGGCCGTGGCCGTGCGGGCCGGCGCGGCGGGCGTGGGCCTGTTCCGCAGCGAATTCATGTTCATGGGGCGGGGCGGCAACCTGCCGGGCGAGGAGGAGCAATACCAGGCCTACCGCACGGCCGTGGAGGGCATGAACGGCCTGCCCGTCACGCTGCGCACCATCGACGTGGGCGCGGACAAGCCGCTCGACAACAAATCCTCCAAGGAAGCCGGCGGCTACCTGAACCCGGCGCTGGGCCTGCGCGCGATCCGCTGGAGCCTGGCCGACCCGGCCATGTTCCGCACGCAGCTGCGCGCCGTGCTGCGCGCGGCCGCGCACGGGCCGGTGAACCTGCTCTTCCCGATGCTCGCGCACGTGAGCGAGATCCGGCAGACGCTCGCGCAGGTGGACATGGCGCGCGCCGAGCTGGATGCGCGTGGCACGCCCTACGGCACGGTGCAGCTCGGCGCGATGATCGAGGTGCCGGCCGCGGCGCTGATCGTGCGCCGCTTCCTGCAGTATTTCGACTTCCTGTCCATCGGCACGAACGACCTGATCCAGTACACGCTGGCGATCGACCGGGCCGACGAGGGCGTGGCCCACCTCTACGATCCCATGCACCCCGCCGTGCTGCAGCTCGTGGCCGACGTGATCGCCGAGGGCCACCGGCAGGGCAAGAGCGTGTGCCTGTGCGGCGAGGCGGCCGGAGATGTCGCGATGACGCGGCTGCTGCTGGGCCTGGGCCTGCGCAGCTTCTCGATGCACCCCGCGCAGATCCTGGCCGTGAAGCAGGAGGTGCTGCGCGCCGACACCCGCAAGCTTGCCGCCTGGGCGCGGTCGGTGATCGATGCCGACGACCCTGCGGATGTGCTGGGAAGTTGA
- the kdpA gene encoding potassium-transporting ATPase subunit KdpA, translating to MDTSAWGLLVLFLAVLGVLAWPLGKALAAVCDGRLPRWMHRAEAPIYRLAGVQPGVGMHWRHYALALLAFNALGVFAVYALQRLQHLLPLNPQGMAAVSPDSAFNTAVSFVANTNWQGYAGEGTMGYLVQMLGLSVQNFLSAATGIAVAFALARGFAARRTDGQGHVGNFWADLVRITAWVLVPLSFVLAVFFAGQGVIQNFKPYQDVATLETTTFQAPQLDAQGQPLKDAGGNPLTQEATTNVQTLPMGPVASQEAIKMLGTNGGGFFNANSAHPYENPTPLANFVQMLAIFLIPAALCFAFGRVVGDWRQGVAILAAMSILFVVAVIAVTAAEQAGNPQLTALGADQAASALQSGGNMEGKEVRFGISASALFAAVTTAASCGAVNGMHDSFTPLGGMVPMVLMQLGEVVFGGVGTGLYGMLVFAILAVFIAGLMIGRTPEYLGKKIEVREMKLTSVAILVTPILVLVGTAVAVAAADGRAGIANPGAHGFSEVLYALTSAANNNGSAFAGLSANTPFYNVLLALAMWFGRFGVIVPVLAIAGSLASKKRLPAGAGTMPTHGPLFVALLIFTVLLVGLLNYVPSLALGPVVEHLVLQAR from the coding sequence ATGGACACCTCTGCCTGGGGCCTGCTGGTCCTGTTCCTCGCCGTGCTGGGCGTGCTGGCGTGGCCGCTCGGCAAGGCGCTGGCCGCCGTGTGCGACGGTCGCCTGCCGCGCTGGATGCACCGCGCCGAGGCGCCGATCTACCGCCTGGCCGGCGTGCAGCCCGGCGTGGGCATGCACTGGCGCCACTATGCGCTGGCCCTGCTCGCCTTCAATGCGCTGGGCGTGTTCGCGGTCTATGCGCTGCAGCGCCTGCAGCACTTGCTGCCGCTGAATCCCCAGGGGATGGCCGCGGTATCGCCCGACTCGGCCTTCAACACGGCCGTGAGCTTCGTGGCCAACACCAACTGGCAGGGCTATGCGGGCGAGGGCACCATGGGCTACCTCGTGCAGATGCTCGGGCTGTCGGTGCAGAACTTCCTGTCGGCCGCCACGGGCATCGCCGTGGCCTTCGCGCTGGCCCGGGGCTTCGCCGCGCGGCGCACCGACGGGCAGGGCCACGTGGGCAACTTCTGGGCCGACCTGGTGCGCATCACGGCCTGGGTGCTGGTGCCGCTGTCGTTCGTGCTGGCGGTGTTCTTCGCGGGGCAGGGCGTGATCCAGAACTTCAAGCCCTACCAGGACGTGGCCACGCTGGAGACGACGACCTTCCAGGCGCCGCAGCTGGATGCGCAGGGCCAGCCGCTGAAGGATGCGGGCGGCAACCCGCTGACCCAGGAGGCGACCACGAACGTCCAGACCCTGCCCATGGGCCCGGTCGCTTCGCAGGAGGCGATCAAGATGCTGGGCACCAATGGCGGTGGCTTCTTCAACGCCAATTCGGCCCATCCCTACGAGAACCCGACGCCGCTCGCCAACTTCGTGCAGATGCTGGCGATCTTCCTGATCCCCGCGGCGCTGTGCTTCGCCTTCGGCCGCGTGGTGGGCGACTGGCGCCAGGGCGTCGCCATCCTGGCGGCGATGTCGATCCTGTTCGTGGTGGCCGTGATCGCGGTGACGGCGGCCGAGCAGGCGGGCAACCCGCAGCTCACCGCCCTGGGCGCGGACCAGGCCGCCTCGGCACTGCAGTCGGGCGGCAACATGGAGGGCAAGGAGGTGCGCTTCGGCATCTCCGCCTCCGCGCTGTTCGCGGCCGTGACCACGGCCGCCTCGTGCGGCGCCGTCAACGGCATGCACGACTCGTTCACGCCGCTGGGCGGCATGGTGCCGATGGTGCTCATGCAACTGGGCGAGGTGGTCTTCGGCGGCGTCGGCACGGGGCTGTACGGCATGCTGGTGTTCGCCATCCTGGCGGTGTTCATCGCCGGGCTGATGATCGGCCGCACGCCGGAATACCTCGGCAAGAAGATCGAGGTGCGCGAGATGAAGCTCACCTCCGTGGCCATTCTCGTGACGCCCATCCTCGTGCTGGTGGGCACCGCGGTGGCGGTGGCCGCGGCGGACGGCCGCGCGGGCATCGCGAATCCGGGCGCGCACGGCTTCTCGGAGGTGCTGTACGCGCTGACCTCGGCCGCCAACAACAACGGCAGCGCCTTCGCGGGCCTGTCGGCCAACACGCCCTTCTACAACGTGCTGCTGGCGCTGGCCATGTGGTTCGGCCGCTTCGGCGTGATCGTGCCCGTGCTGGCCATCGCGGGCTCCCTGGCATCGAAGAAGCGGCTGCCGGCCGGTGCCGGAACGATGCCCACGCACGGGCCCCTTTTCGTGGCGCTGCTGATCTTCACCGTGCTGCTGGTGGGCCTGCTGAACTACGTGCCCTCGCTCGCGCTGGGCCCGGTGGTCGAGCACCTGGTGCTCCAGGCGCGCTGA
- a CDS encoding HPr family phosphocarrier protein, protein MIKTTITISNKLGLHARASAKLTKLAGSFPCEVWMGRGERRVNAKSIMGVMMLAAGIGTEVAIETDGPQEQEAMDALRALIDGKFGEGE, encoded by the coding sequence ATGATCAAGACGACCATCACCATCAGCAATAAGCTGGGCCTGCATGCCCGCGCCTCGGCCAAGCTCACCAAGCTGGCGGGCAGCTTTCCGTGCGAGGTGTGGATGGGCCGCGGCGAACGCCGCGTGAATGCCAAGAGCATCATGGGCGTGATGATGCTGGCGGCCGGCATCGGCACCGAAGTCGCGATCGAGACCGACGGCCCCCAGGAGCAGGAAGCGATGGATGCGCTGCGCGCGCTCATCGACGGCAAGTTCGGCGAAGGGGAGTGA
- the kdpB gene encoding potassium-transporting ATPase subunit KdpB, with product MTTPTTTTTATATPQARPRALTLLDAALVRPALWQAFAKLDPRVQWRNPVMFIVFIGSIFTTLLWLQALTAAQDMGMRPAFILAVAVWLWFTVLFANFAEALAEGRSKAQAASLRGLRKDTWAKKLSEPRHGARFLPEQAANLRRGDVVQVDAGDVIPLDGEVIEGMASVDESAITGESAPVVRESGGDFSAVTGGTRVLSDWLVVRITVNPGESFLDRMIGMVEAAKRQKTPNEVALTILLVALTIVFLVVTVTLLPFSIFSVSASGSGTVVSLTALIALLVCLIPTTIGGLLSAVGVAGMSRMMQANVIATSGRAVEAAGDVDVLMLDKTGTITHGNRQASTFLPAPGVSRAHLARAALMASMADETPEGRSIVELARREGIEAEADAGGGVVLVPFTAQTRMSGVDLPARGTAAPVALRKGAVQALARHVQALGGALPQEVARAADDVARRGSTPLAVAEGTRVLGVVELKDIVKAGIQARFAELRRMGIKTVMITGDNKLTAAAIAAEAGVDDFLAEATPEDKLALIRRYQSEGRLVAMTGDGTNDAPALAQADVAVAMGSGTQAAKEAGNMVDLDSNPTKLLEVVETGKALLMTRGSLTTFSIANDVAKYFAIIPAMFVSTYPQLGALNVMGLASPSSAILSAVIFNALIIVFLIPLALQGVRYRPVGAAALLRRNLAIYGMGGLIVPFIGIKLIDWALVAVGLV from the coding sequence ATGACGACACCCACGACAACGACAACGGCAACCGCCACCCCCCAGGCCCGCCCCCGGGCCCTCACGCTGCTCGATGCCGCGCTCGTGCGCCCGGCGCTCTGGCAGGCCTTCGCCAAGCTGGATCCGCGCGTGCAATGGCGCAATCCGGTGATGTTCATCGTCTTCATCGGCAGCATCTTCACCACGCTGCTGTGGCTGCAGGCGCTCACGGCGGCGCAGGACATGGGAATGCGGCCGGCCTTCATCCTGGCCGTGGCGGTATGGCTGTGGTTCACGGTGCTGTTCGCCAACTTCGCCGAAGCGCTGGCCGAAGGCCGCAGCAAGGCGCAGGCCGCATCGCTGCGAGGCCTGCGCAAGGACACCTGGGCCAAGAAGCTCTCCGAGCCGCGCCACGGCGCGCGCTTCCTGCCCGAGCAGGCGGCCAACCTGCGCCGTGGCGATGTGGTGCAGGTCGATGCCGGCGACGTGATCCCGCTCGACGGCGAGGTCATCGAAGGCATGGCCTCGGTGGACGAGAGCGCCATCACCGGCGAATCCGCACCCGTGGTGCGCGAGTCCGGCGGGGATTTCTCGGCCGTGACCGGCGGCACGCGCGTGCTCTCCGACTGGCTGGTGGTGCGCATCACCGTGAACCCGGGCGAATCGTTCCTCGACCGCATGATCGGCATGGTGGAGGCCGCTAAGCGCCAGAAGACGCCCAACGAGGTGGCGCTCACCATCCTGCTGGTGGCGCTCACGATCGTGTTCCTCGTGGTGACGGTGACACTGCTGCCGTTCTCGATCTTCAGCGTATCGGCGTCGGGCTCGGGCACCGTGGTGTCGCTCACCGCGCTCATCGCGCTGCTGGTGTGCCTCATCCCCACCACCATCGGCGGCCTGCTCTCGGCCGTGGGCGTGGCGGGTATGAGCCGCATGATGCAGGCCAACGTGATCGCGACCTCGGGCCGCGCCGTCGAGGCCGCGGGCGACGTGGACGTGCTGATGCTCGACAAGACCGGCACCATCACGCACGGCAACCGGCAGGCGAGCACCTTCCTGCCGGCTCCGGGCGTGTCGCGGGCGCACCTCGCGCGGGCGGCACTCATGGCCTCGATGGCCGACGAGACACCCGAGGGCCGCAGCATCGTGGAGCTGGCGCGGCGCGAAGGCATCGAGGCGGAGGCGGATGCCGGCGGGGGCGTGGTGCTGGTGCCCTTCACGGCGCAGACGCGCATGAGCGGCGTGGATCTGCCCGCCCGGGGCACCGCCGCGCCGGTGGCGCTGCGCAAGGGCGCCGTGCAGGCCCTGGCCCGGCATGTGCAGGCGCTGGGCGGCGCGCTGCCGCAGGAGGTGGCGCGCGCGGCCGACGACGTGGCCCGGCGCGGCAGCACGCCGCTGGCCGTCGCCGAGGGCACGCGCGTGCTCGGGGTGGTGGAGCTCAAGGACATCGTCAAGGCCGGCATCCAGGCGCGCTTCGCCGAGCTGCGGCGCATGGGCATCAAGACGGTGATGATCACGGGCGACAACAAGCTCACGGCGGCGGCCATCGCGGCCGAAGCGGGCGTGGACGACTTCCTGGCCGAGGCCACGCCCGAGGACAAGCTGGCCCTGATCCGCCGCTACCAGTCCGAAGGCCGCCTCGTCGCCATGACGGGCGACGGCACCAACGACGCGCCCGCGCTGGCCCAGGCCGACGTGGCGGTGGCCATGGGCAGCGGCACGCAGGCTGCGAAGGAGGCCGGCAACATGGTGGACCTGGATTCCAACCCCACCAAGCTGCTGGAGGTGGTGGAGACGGGCAAGGCGCTGCTCATGACGCGCGGCTCGCTCACCACCTTCTCGATCGCGAACGACGTGGCCAAGTACTTCGCCATCATCCCGGCGATGTTCGTGTCCACCTACCCGCAGCTCGGGGCGCTGAACGTGATGGGGCTGGCCAGCCCGTCCTCGGCCATCCTCTCTGCGGTGATCTTCAATGCGCTGATCATCGTCTTCCTGATCCCGCTGGCACTGCAGGGCGTGCGCTACCGCCCGGTGGGCGCCGCCGCACTGCTGCGCCGCAACCTCGCCATCTACGGCATGGGCGGCCTCATCGTGCCGTTCATCGGCATCAAGCTCATCGACTGGGCGCTCGTGGCCGTGGGCCTCGTCTGA